The Atlantibacter hermannii genomic interval GACTCTGGATTTTCAAGTAGCACTTTGGCGGACCAGAGCGTGTCATTGAGGTCGCACCCCCGCGCTTCCAGCTCCGTCGCCAGCGCGCCGTCGAGGACGATAAACGGTGATTGCGCCAGTAAAGGCAGTAACGGATTGTTCAGCGGCATTCAGATCCTCCCGGCAAGTTAACGGCTAACGTGGTTTATCGCGGCCCGGGGTAATCAGAAACGGCCCCGTTGACCACCAGTCTGAGTCTACCCCGTGCGCGGGAGGGGTTCACGCGCTGAACCGGTTGTGGGGTTCACAATAACCGTCAAAATTGGTCGCCAGGCCATGATGATTTCCTCCTTTTTTATGAACATAGCGCGCTGGCGTCTCGCTGACTGTCAGGAAAAAGTCGCAATCGGCTTTTCACCGAACTGGTGCATTCGGGGGGAGGAAATGGCGCATTTTCGCGCAGATGAAGTTACCCGCCCCTCTGCAAGCGGCATACATTCGCGGTTTTGATCTCTGGTACGGCCTTTGCAATACCTTTTCCGGGTTTTTCCATTCTGGCGAGGTAAGGTATGGCAAGCGTAACCGAACAACCAACAACACTAAAACGCACGCTGGGCAGTTTCCGTTTATGGGGGATTGCCGTCGGGCTGGTGATTTCAGGCGAGTATTTTGGCTGGAGTTATGGCTGGTCCCAGGCAGGCACCATGGGCTTTTTGATCGTGGCGCTGGCCATCGCCGCCATGTATTGCGCCTTTATCTTTAGTTTTACCGAACTCACAACGGCCATTCCCCATGCGGGCGGGCCTTTTGCGTATGCCTATCGGGCCTTCGGGCCGACCGGCGGATTTATCGCCGGGTTTGCCACCCTCATTGAGTTCGTCTTTTGCGCCGCCTGCCATCGCCATGGCGATTGGCGCGTATCTCAATGTGCAGTTTCCGGCTCTCGACCCTAAATGGGTCGCCTGCGGCGCCTATCTTATTTTTATGAGTCTCAATATTCTCGGAGTGGGCATCGCCGCGACGTTTGAATTAATCGTCACGCTGTTAGCGATTTTCGAACTGTTGGTCTTTATGGGTGTCGTCGCGCCAGGTTTCTCGTGGGACAACTTTACCGCTAACGGCTGGGCAGGTGCGGAGAGTTTCAGCAATCTGGCGCTGCCGGGGATGTTCGCCGCCATTCCGTTTGCCATCTGGTTTTTCCTCGCGATTGGAGGGCGCTTCGATGGCGGCAGAAGAGGCCCGTGACCCGCAGCGCACCATTCCCCGCGCCCTTGGCGGCGGTATTCTGACATTAACGGTATTGGCGGTGGGGCGTGATGATTTTTGCGGGCGGTGTCGGCGACTGGCGAACGCTGGCCAATATCAACGATCCCCTGCCGCAGGCGATGAAGGTAGTCGTAGGCGGAAGCAGCGGCTGGCTGCATATGCTGGTCTGGCTTGGTCTGTTCGGGCTGGTGGCGTCGTTTCACGGGATCATTATGGGTTATTCGCGCCAGATTTTTCCCTTGCCCGCGCAGGCTTCCTCCCCGCTTCGCTGGCGAAAGTGAATCGTCGCACCCGTACCCCGCATCTGGCGATCCTCGCAGGCGGCGTGGTGGGTATCGCCGCCATCTTCTCTGACTCGCTGATCACCATCAGCGGCATGCCGTTAACAGGCGTGCATCGTCACCATGTCGGTATTTGGCGCTATTGTTATGTATATCGTCTCCATGCTGGCGCTGTTTAAACTCCGCCGCAGCGAGCCGAATCTTATCCGCCCGTTTAAGGCACCGCTTTTTCCGGTCGCACCGGCCCTTTGCGCTGGGGATGGCGGTGTTGTGTCTGGCGGCGATGGTTTACTACAACACGGTGCTGGCGCTGATTTTTGCCGCCATGATGCTGGCGGGCTATGTGTGGTTCCGCCTCTCTGCGCCGGCTCGTCAACGTGCAGCGCTCGATCCGCAGCTACGGGCGCTGTCGTAAGGAGAAACGCATGTATCGCACCACACTGGCGCACCGGGTCTACCGGTTCGCCAGCTTAAAAGAGGTGATGGCGAAAGCGACCCCTGCCCGCTCAGGCGACTGCCTGGCGGGCGTGGCGGCAGATAGTGCGGAGGAGCGGATGGCGGCGAAAATGGCGCTTGCCGATATCCCATTGCGCGATCTGTTATCGTCCCCCCTTATTCCTTATGAGAACGATGAAGTCACACGGCTGATTATCGACACCCACGACGCCGACGCCTTTTCACCCATCAGCCATTTGACAGTGGGCGACTTTCGCGACTGGCTACTGGGTGATGCCGCAGACAGCGAAACGCTATCCCGGATTGCCCGTGGGATCACGCCGGAAATGGCGGCAGCGGTGGAGTAAAATTATGCGCAACCAGGATTTGATTCTGGTGGCCAGCAAATGCCGGGTCGTGACGCGTTTTCGTAACACCATCGGCTTACCGGGGCATTTAAGCGTGCGCCTGCAACCCAATCACCCGACCGATGACACCCGCGGCATCGCCGCCAGCATGCTTGATGGATTGCTTTATGGCGCAGGCGATGCGGTGGTAGGGATCAATCCTGCCAGCGACAGCCTGCCGGTGCTTGATCGGCTCAATCACATGATGGACGACATCATCCAGCGCTTCGCCATTCCTGCGCAGTCCTGCGTGTTAACCCATGTGACCAATACGCTCCAGTTGATTGAGCGCGGTTCCCCGGTTGACCTGGTGTTTCAGTCAGTAGCCGGGACGGAAGCCGCTAACCGGGGGTTTGGTATTTCACTCTCGCTGTTGGCCGAAGCGCATGAGGCGGCGCTGTCGTTAAAACGCGGAACGCTGGGCAATAATGTGATGTATTTCGAAACCGGCCAGGGCAGTTGCCTGTCGGCCAACGCGCATCACGGTGTTGATCAGCAAACCTGCGAGGCGCGTGCGTATGCAGTAGCGCGCCATTTCGATCCGCTTCTGGTGAATACTGTTGTCGGATTTATAGGCCCGGAATATCTGTATGACGGCAAGCAGATCATTCGCGCCGGACTGGAAGATCATTTCTGCGGCAAGTTAATGGGCCTGCCGCTGGGATGCGACGTCTGTTACACCAATCACGCCGAGGCGGATCAGGATGATATGGACACGCTGTTGACGCTGCTGTGCAACGCCGGGCTGACGTTTCTGATTGGCGTGCCGGGCGCAGATGACATCATGCTGAATTACCAAAGCACTTCGTTCCATGATGCCCTTTACGCGCGCCGTCTGCTGGGGCTGAAACACGCCCCGGAATTTGCTCAATGGCTGAGCCAGATGAATATTATCGACAGCGACGGGCAGTTGCGTTTAACCGGCGCCAGCCATCCGCTACTCAGCGCTATGCCGTAAGGAGAAGTTATGCACGCACCCGATGCCTGGAAAGCGTTGAACCAGTTTACCGATGCCCGCATTGCACTTGGTCGCAGCGGCGCAAGTTTACCTACTGCCGAAGTGCTTAAATTCGGCCTGGCCCATGCGCAGGCGCGTGACGCCATTCATCAGCCCTTTGACAGCGAGAAGCTGGCCGACGAACTCGACGCGCTGGGGCTGGAAACCCTGACGGTGCACAGCCAGGCGACGGATCGTCATGTTTTCCTGAATCGCCCCGATTTGGGACGCCGTCTTGATGAGGAAAGCCGTGACAGGCTGCTTTCCCGCCGCGCTTCGCCTCATGATGTGCTGCTGGTTATTGGCGACGGCTTGTCTTCCCACGCAGTTCATCGCCAGGCGACGCCGCTGATTGGCGCGCTGCTGCCTTTTCTCAGTACGCTCGGCTTAACCGCCGGGCCAGTGGTGCTCGCCCACCAGTCGCGCGTTGCGCTGGGTGATGAAATCGGTGAATGCCTGAACAGTAAGGCCGTGGCGATCCTGATTGGCGAGCGACCGGGGCTCTCTTCGCCAGACAGCCTTGGCGTGTATTTAACCTGGCACCCTCAGCGTGAACGCATTGAATCGGAACGTAACTGTATTTCGAATATTCGCCCAGAAGGGTTGGGCTATGACGCAGCGGCGTTCAAACTGGCGTGGCTGCTGGAACAGGCGTTTTTACGCCGTCTGACGGGGGTTGCGCTGAAAGACGAGAGCGATAATCCGGCGCTGTGGGATAAAGTTAAGCCGAAGTCGTCTTCGCTTGTTGTGTCTGAAGACCGCAGGTGATGCGCATTGAAAGAAAGGACGAAGGATAAGGCATTTCAGGCAATAAAAAACCACCCGAAGGTGGTTTCTACGACACTGCTTATCATTGATTTTATTTTTGTTTCCCGTGGTGCCCGGGGCGGGACTTGAACCCGCACAGCGCGAACGCCGAGGGATTTTAAATCCCTTGTGTCTACCGATTTCACCACCCGGGCTCGGGAAAATTGGAGGCGCGTTCCGGAGTCGAACCGGACTAGACGGATTTGCAATCCGCTACATAACCGCTTTGCTAACGCGCCAAATACTGCTGCCTTTTCAGGCTCATACCAGCAAAGAGCTGATACGAAAATTTGGAGCGGGAAACGAGACTCGAACTCGCGACCCCGACCTTGGCAAGGTCGTGCTCTACCAACTGAGCTATTCCCGCAGTCATCAGGTAATTATCTAATTACTTGATTTTGCTATCTTCTGGCAAACCATGCTGCCGTTCGATGCGTTGCATTCTACTTACCTGACGCAATGAGTCAACGAAATTTTCTGGGTTACTGACTCGTTTGCTGAATTTTGCGTCTATTAGATCACGGTTCGAGCAAATCGCCCCGCGCAGCGTGCAAATACTGGAACATAGACCAGAATGTCAGCACCGCTGCCACGAAGAAGAGCGCAATCCCCGCATATTCAATCCAGATATTAGGGCGCCACAGCAAGCCAATTAGCGCCACCATCTGCGCGGTGGTTTTAACTTTGCCAATCCAGGAAACCGCGACGCGCGCGCGTTTGCCAATTTCCGCCATCCATTCACGCAATGCAGAAATAATAATCTCACGGGCAATCATGGTGGCGGCTGGCAGGGTGATCCACCAGCTGTGATAATGTTCAACCACCAGCACCATCGCGATGCCGACCAACACTTTATCGGCGACCGGATCGAGAAACGCGCCGAAGCGAGTGCTTTGATTCCAGCGACGCGCCAGATAACCGTCAAACCAGTCAGTCACGGCGGCGATCAGGAAAATAAAGGCGCAAACGAACGGCGCCCAGCTGAATGGCAGGTAAAACGCCAGCACAAAAAACGGGATCAGGACGACACGAAACAGGGTAAGTAGAGTTGGAATATTAATTCGCATGGCGCCGGGTAACTGTCTGTAGTCAGTGGAAATTAAGGCTATGTTGCTACATAGCCCCTAATGTTTCAACGAGTAGTAGATCTTTTCTGCCAACGCCTGTGAAATCCCGGGGACTTTTGCGATTTCTTCTATGCTGGCATTCAGTAAAGGTTGCAAACCGCCCATGTACTTCAGCAACATTTGCCGACGCTTTGGCCCAATCCCTTCGATGGTTTCGAGGGTACTGGTATTTTTGACCTTGGCGCGTTTTTTACGGTGCCCGGTAATCGCGTGATCGTGCGACTCGTCGCGAATATGCTGAATCACATGCAGCGCCGGAGAATCCGGCGGCAGCGAGAACCCCTCGCCTTCAGGTTCGAAAAACAGCGTTTCCAGGCCCGCTTTCCTGTCAGCACCTTTTGCGACGCCGAGCAATAAGGGATGATGTTTGTCCCAGG includes:
- the eutB_2 gene encoding ethanolamine ammonia-lyase heavy chain, which produces MRNQDLILVASKCRVVTRFRNTIGLPGHLSVRLQPNHPTDDTRGIAASMLDGLLYGAGDAVVGINPASDSLPVLDRLNHMMDDIIQRFAIPAQSCVLTHVTNTLQLIERGSPVDLVFQSVAGTEAANRGFGISLSLLAEAHEAALSLKRGTLGNNVMYFETGQGSCLSANAHHGVDQQTCEARAYAVARHFDPLLVNTVVGFIGPEYLYDGKQIIRAGLEDHFCGKLMGLPLGCDVCYTNHAEADQDDMDTLLTLLCNAGLTFLIGVPGADDIMLNYQSTSFHDALYARRLLGLKHAPEFAQWLSQMNIIDSDGQLRLTGASHPLLSAMP
- a CDS encoding ethanolamine permease is translated as MAIGAYLNVQFPALDPKWVACGAYLIFMSLNILGVGIAATFELIVTLLAIFELLVFMGVVAPGFSWDNFTANGWAGAESFSNLALPGMFAAIPFAIWFFLAIGGRFDGGRRGP
- a CDS encoding Amino acid transporters, with protein sequence MASVTEQPTTLKRTLGSFRLWGIAVGLVISGEYFGWSYGWSQAGTMGFLIVALAIAAMYCAFIFSFTELTTAIPHAGGPFAYAYRAFGPTGGFIAGFATLIEFVFCAACHRHGDWRVSQCAVSGSRP
- the eutC gene encoding Ethanolamine ammonia-lyase light chain; amino-acid sequence: MHAPDAWKALNQFTDARIALGRSGASLPTAEVLKFGLAHAQARDAIHQPFDSEKLADELDALGLETLTVHSQATDRHVFLNRPDLGRRLDEESRDRLLSRRASPHDVLLVIGDGLSSHAVHRQATPLIGALLPFLSTLGLTAGPVVLAHQSRVALGDEIGECLNSKAVAILIGERPGLSSPDSLGVYLTWHPQRERIESERNCISNIRPEGLGYDAAAFKLAWLLEQAFLRRLTGVALKDESDNPALWDKVKPKSSSLVVSEDRR
- the eutB_1 gene encoding ethanolamine ammonia-lyase heavy chain, giving the protein MYRTTLAHRVYRFASLKEVMAKATPARSGDCLAGVAADSAEERMAAKMALADIPLRDLLSSPLIPYENDEVTRLIIDTHDADAFSPISHLTVGDFRDWLLGDAADSETLSRIARGITPEMAAAVE
- the pgsA gene encoding CDP-diacylglycerol--glycerol-3-phosphate 3-phosphatidyltransferase — its product is MRINIPTLLTLFRVVLIPFFVLAFYLPFSWAPFVCAFIFLIAAVTDWFDGYLARRWNQSTRFGAFLDPVADKVLVGIAMVLVVEHYHSWWITLPAATMIAREIIISALREWMAEIGKRARVAVSWIGKVKTTAQMVALIGLLWRPNIWIEYAGIALFFVAAVLTFWSMFQYLHAARGDLLEP
- a CDS encoding ethanolamine permease yields the protein MIFAGGVGDWRTLANINDPLPQAMKVVVGGSSGWLHMLVWLGLFGLVASFHGIIMGYSRQIFPLPAQASSPLRWRK
- the mmuM_2 gene encoding homocysteine S-methyltransferase, with translation MPLNNPLLPLLAQSPFIVLDGALATELEARGCDLNDTLWSAKVLLENPESVYQVHLDYFRAGAQCAVTASYQATPAGFAARGMNEAQATALIKTKR